A genomic segment from Zonotrichia leucophrys gambelii isolate GWCS_2022_RI unplaced genomic scaffold, RI_Zleu_2.0 Scaffold_809_22243, whole genome shotgun sequence encodes:
- the LOC135441991 gene encoding olfactory receptor 14I1-like — protein MSNSSSIRHFLLLALADTRQLQLLHFCFLLGISLAALLGNGLIISAVACSHHLHTPMFFFLLNLALTDLGCICTTVPKAMHNSLWDTRDISYTGCAAQLFFFLFFISAELSLLTIMCYDRYVSICKPLHYGTLLGSRACSHMAAAAWASAFLYSLLHTANTFSLPLCHGNTLGQFFCEIPQILKLSCSKSYLREHGVIAVSSCLAFGCFLFIVFSYVQIFRAVLRIPSEQGRHKAFSTCLPHLAVVSLFLSTGIFSHLKPPSISSPSLDLALTVLYSVVPPALNPLIYSLRNQELKAAVWRLMTGCFQGHQTAANF, from the coding sequence atgtccaacagcagctccatcaggcacttccttctgctggcattggcagacacgcggcagctgcagctgctgcacttctgcttcttgctgggcatctccctggctgccctcctgggcaacggcctcatcatcagcgccgtagcctgcagccaccacctgcacacgcccatgttcttcttcctgctcaacctggccctcactgacctgggctgcatctgcaccactgtccccaaagccatgcacaattccctctgggacaccagggacatctcctacaccggatgtgctgctcagctctttttctttctgttcttcatctcagcagagctttccctcctgaccatcatgtgctacgaccggtacgtgtccatctgcaaacccctgcactacgggaccctcctgggtAGCAGAGCCTGttcccacatggcagcagctgcctgggccagtgcctttctctattcactgctgcacacagccaatacattttccctgcctctgtgcCACGGCAATaccctgggccagttcttctgtgaaatcccacagatcctcaagctctcctgctccaaatcctatCTCAGGGAACATGGGGTAATTGCTGTGAGTTCTTGTTTAGCATTTGGCTGTtttttgttcattgttttctcctatgtgcagatcttcagggctgtgctgaggatcccctcagagcagggacggcacaaagccttttccacctgcctccctcacctggctgtggtctccctgttcctcagcactggtATATTTTCCCACCTGAAgcctccctccatctcctccccatccctggatctggccctgacagttctgtactcagtggtgcctccagccctgaaccccctcatctacagcctgaggaaccaggagcttaaggctgcagtgtggagactgatgactggatgctttcaggGACATCAAACTGCTGCCAATTTCTGA